From Diceros bicornis minor isolate mBicDic1 chromosome 17, mDicBic1.mat.cur, whole genome shotgun sequence, the proteins below share one genomic window:
- the LTBR gene encoding tumor necrosis factor receptor superfamily member 3 isoform X2, translating into MRLPWAASPCGLAWGPLILGLCGVLAASQPRLVPPYHTENQTCRDQEKEYYEIKHQVCCSRCPPGTHVSAECSHGQDTACATCPENSYNEHWNHLFICQLCRPCDQMLGFEETAPCTSKQKTQCRCQPGTFCVLWNFECVHCEPLSDCPPGTEAEPKDEVGEANSNCVPCKAGYFQNTSSPSARCQPHTRCEDRGLVEAAPGTAQFDTSCRNPSENPELPGTMLVLAILLPLVSFLFLTTVLACTWKSHPSLCRKLGSLLKRHPEGEESNAPDGSWDPPRVSPHFPDLVEPLLPTSGDLSPALAGLPPTTPPLEEDVLQQQSPLAQARELEAELPEQGQVAHGTNGIHVTGGSVTVTGNIYIYNGPVLGGARGPGDPPVPPEPPYPIPEEGTPGPLGLSTPYQEDGKAWHLAETETLGCHAL; encoded by the exons ATGCGCTTGCCGTGGGCCGCCTCCCCCTGCGGCCTGGCCTGGGGGCCACTCATACTGGGCCTCTGCGGTGTCCTGGCAGCATCCCAGCCCCGACTG GTGCCCCCATACCACACAGAGAACCAAACCTGCCGGGACCAGGAAAAGGAATACTACGAGATCAAGCATCAGGTCTGCTGCTCCCGCTGCCCCCCAG GCACGCATGTCTCAGCTGAATGTAGCCATGGCCAGGACACAGCTTGTGCCACATGCCCCGAAAATTCCTACAACGAGCACTGGAACCATCTCTTCATCTGCCAGCTGTGCCGGCCCTGTGACCAGA TGCTGGGCTTCGAGGAGACTGCTCCTTGCACTAGCAAACAGAAAACTCAGTGCCGCTGCCAGCCAGGAACATTTTGCGTCCTTTGGAACTTTGAGTGTGTACACTGCGAGCCACTCTCTGACTGCCCACCTGGCACTGAAGCCGAACCCAAAG ATGAAGTCGGGGAGGCTAACAGCAACTGTGTTCCCTGTAAGGCAGGGTACTTCCAGAACACCTCCTCCCCCAGCGCCCGTTGCCAGCCCCATACCAG GTGTGAGGACCGGGGCCTGGTGGAGGCAGCTCCAGGCACCGCCCAGTTTGACACCAGCTGCAGAAATCCGTCAGAGAACCCCGAGTTGCCAG GAACTATGCTGGTGCTGGCCATCCTGCTGCCACtggtctcctttctgttcctcacCACCGTCCTCGCCTGCACCTGGAAGAGCCACCCCTCTCTCTGCAGAAAGCTAG GATCCCTGCTCAAGAGGCATCCAGAG GGAGAGGAATCTAACGCTCCTGATGGAAGCTGGGATCCTCCAAGGGTCAGCCCCCATTTCCCTGACCTGGTAGAGCCACTTCTGCCCACCTCTGGAGACTTGTCCCCAGCCCTGGCCGGGCTCCCCCCAACGACCCCACCTTTGGAAGAAGacgtgctacaacagcagagtccTCTGGCCCAGGCCAGGGagctggaggctgagctcccagAGCAAGGCCAGGTGGCCCACG GTACCAATGGCATTCATGTCACCGGCGGGTCTGTGACTGTCACTGGCAACATCTACATCTACAATGGGCCAGTGCTGGGGGGAGCACGGGGCCCTGGAGACCCGCCAGTTCCCCCCGAGCCTCCGTACCCCATCCCCGAAGAGGGTACCCCTGGCCCTCTCGGGCTCTCTACGCCCTACCAGGAAGATGGCAAAGCTTGGCACCTGGCTGAGACAGAGACACTGGGGTGCCACGCCCTCTAA
- the LTBR gene encoding tumor necrosis factor receptor superfamily member 3 isoform X1 produces MRLPWAASPCGLAWGPLILGLCGVLAASQPRLVREGPVQVPPYHTENQTCRDQEKEYYEIKHQVCCSRCPPGTHVSAECSHGQDTACATCPENSYNEHWNHLFICQLCRPCDQMLGFEETAPCTSKQKTQCRCQPGTFCVLWNFECVHCEPLSDCPPGTEAEPKDEVGEANSNCVPCKAGYFQNTSSPSARCQPHTRCEDRGLVEAAPGTAQFDTSCRNPSENPELPGTMLVLAILLPLVSFLFLTTVLACTWKSHPSLCRKLGSLLKRHPEGEESNAPDGSWDPPRVSPHFPDLVEPLLPTSGDLSPALAGLPPTTPPLEEDVLQQQSPLAQARELEAELPEQGQVAHGTNGIHVTGGSVTVTGNIYIYNGPVLGGARGPGDPPVPPEPPYPIPEEGTPGPLGLSTPYQEDGKAWHLAETETLGCHAL; encoded by the exons ATGCGCTTGCCGTGGGCCGCCTCCCCCTGCGGCCTGGCCTGGGGGCCACTCATACTGGGCCTCTGCGGTGTCCTGGCAGCATCCCAGCCCCGACTGGTGAGGGAAGGGCCCGTGCAG GTGCCCCCATACCACACAGAGAACCAAACCTGCCGGGACCAGGAAAAGGAATACTACGAGATCAAGCATCAGGTCTGCTGCTCCCGCTGCCCCCCAG GCACGCATGTCTCAGCTGAATGTAGCCATGGCCAGGACACAGCTTGTGCCACATGCCCCGAAAATTCCTACAACGAGCACTGGAACCATCTCTTCATCTGCCAGCTGTGCCGGCCCTGTGACCAGA TGCTGGGCTTCGAGGAGACTGCTCCTTGCACTAGCAAACAGAAAACTCAGTGCCGCTGCCAGCCAGGAACATTTTGCGTCCTTTGGAACTTTGAGTGTGTACACTGCGAGCCACTCTCTGACTGCCCACCTGGCACTGAAGCCGAACCCAAAG ATGAAGTCGGGGAGGCTAACAGCAACTGTGTTCCCTGTAAGGCAGGGTACTTCCAGAACACCTCCTCCCCCAGCGCCCGTTGCCAGCCCCATACCAG GTGTGAGGACCGGGGCCTGGTGGAGGCAGCTCCAGGCACCGCCCAGTTTGACACCAGCTGCAGAAATCCGTCAGAGAACCCCGAGTTGCCAG GAACTATGCTGGTGCTGGCCATCCTGCTGCCACtggtctcctttctgttcctcacCACCGTCCTCGCCTGCACCTGGAAGAGCCACCCCTCTCTCTGCAGAAAGCTAG GATCCCTGCTCAAGAGGCATCCAGAG GGAGAGGAATCTAACGCTCCTGATGGAAGCTGGGATCCTCCAAGGGTCAGCCCCCATTTCCCTGACCTGGTAGAGCCACTTCTGCCCACCTCTGGAGACTTGTCCCCAGCCCTGGCCGGGCTCCCCCCAACGACCCCACCTTTGGAAGAAGacgtgctacaacagcagagtccTCTGGCCCAGGCCAGGGagctggaggctgagctcccagAGCAAGGCCAGGTGGCCCACG GTACCAATGGCATTCATGTCACCGGCGGGTCTGTGACTGTCACTGGCAACATCTACATCTACAATGGGCCAGTGCTGGGGGGAGCACGGGGCCCTGGAGACCCGCCAGTTCCCCCCGAGCCTCCGTACCCCATCCCCGAAGAGGGTACCCCTGGCCCTCTCGGGCTCTCTACGCCCTACCAGGAAGATGGCAAAGCTTGGCACCTGGCTGAGACAGAGACACTGGGGTGCCACGCCCTCTAA